In Lycium barbarum isolate Lr01 chromosome 9, ASM1917538v2, whole genome shotgun sequence, the DNA window ACACGATTTCTTAGTGACGTAACATTCTCATACTCCAGTTTAGTACTCACCAAGTACACTTCCCAGTAAGTTATCTTGACTATTCAAGAACATTCGAAGTCACAAATATTAGTCACCGTTCCTGCTTACAAAGTCCGCCACGTTTGCACAGAATTGCAACGTGTCACCCATTGACTTACTCGAGCAACTCCAACTCAAAAAACGCCTGCCAACTGAAGAAAATTATCGAAATATATGAACCCCTTAGCATGAAAGAAATTGTAAagcatacacacatacacatcgaCAAACTGCAAAGCATCAAAAATACAAGAAAGATGAGTCAAGGACAACCTCAAAGGCCTGAAACGGAGCATCAGCAAGAGCCCATAAAATACGGAGATGTTTTTAATGTAACAGGGGAGTTAGCTGATCAGCCAATTGCACCACAATATGCAGCCATCATGCAGAGTGCTGAGACCATGGTGTTTGGTCAGACCCAAAAGGGTGGTCCAGCTTCTGTCATGCAGGCTGCTGCTACCAAAAACGAAAGAACTGGGCTTGTTAGTCATGAGGCTACCACTCAGGTTGCTGGTGATGAAGGTGTTACTGTAGCTGAAACCAAAGTACCTGGTAGACGTATAATTACAGAATCAGTTGCTGGACAGGTATATAAGTACTCTTCGATTTCAAATTTCTCGTTGTTCCTAGTGACAAGTTGTTatttgattataaaaatgttgtgACTTGTTTACATAGGATCTAATGATTTTGTTCTGGCGTCTAAAGATGTGATGATTTGTTTACATAGGACTATAAGTGCTAAGGATTTTGTTAGTATGTGTTTAATGTTTAATCAAATACACTAGTCACCAAATTTAGTTAAGGTTAAGTGACTACAATCTTTAACAGACGTTTGAACAGGAGTCTGGTTGagatttgaaaaataaataaattgtaggATCTGAAGTTGCAATCGAAAAGGGTATTTGGAGGTTGAAATGGTGTTTGAACATGAAATACAGACGGAAAAAAGTCGAAAAACTCTTGCAACCTATTTTTGAAAATTCAAGTTCTGTTTTATGTTTTAAGCTATTGGAATAATGAGCAAATTTGATAAACATAGCAAGTATTTAAAATGTGTTAAACATAACATGTAATCTTCAAATGATATTTCAAATATTTGGAATCTTATCTGTGGTCAAATGATTGATTTGATCAATAATTTCGTAGACATGACCTGCAGAAAATGTTTGTCACTCTGAAAATTGAAATATTGCCACCTTCCTTGCCCCTTATTATTTAAGTTTGTTTTTCTAAGAGTTCATGATGTACTAAGATAAAAGACCCCAGATACAAGCTCGAGGGGAGGGGGCTGAAGGAGTAACTGGGGAGTTTAGCTGTCCTCCACTTTCACCAACTCTAGTCACATATGGCAATCTTGATATGCGTGATCCCTGCAAAGGGAACGTTGGCACTGTTGTAATGTCACATCGTTTGTACTCTAGGGAGAAAAGTCTTATTTTGAATTGTATAAAGATAGCTTAGGGAGGAGGGAAGAGCATCTTATCCTTGAGACTTGTAACTCTAACTATTTTTCTCTCTCAATCCCAAGCTCAAGAACACAATATTGCTTTGAATAATATTGATTTCCATTATTACTGTATTACTGAGTCCCCATAGCTTTACAAATCAAACGCACACCTTGGACTTTTAAGGATCGGATACAGCCCACACTTGTCTTTAAAATCTATAAAAAATTTATAACTTTAATTGATATTCCCGAAACCCGTTTTTGCCGGAAAACAAAATATATTAAGCAGTTTGTATATTATTATAAACCTAAAATAAATACTCATGTATTTGAGATTATTGCAGGTATTGGGGCAATATGTTGAGCCCGTTCCAGTAACAGCAGCAGGAGTAGGAGGAATAGATGTGGAGGAAGCACCCATAACAATAGGAGAAGCTCTAGCAGCAACAGCGCACACAGCAGGAGAGAAACCGGTGGAGCAAAGCGATGCAGCCGCTATACAAGCAGCTGAAGTTAGAGCCACCGGTTCTAGTGTTATTATCCCCGGAGGATTAGCGGCCACAGCTCAGTCCGCAGCCTCAGCTAATGAGGGGTTGGCTCAAGATGTGGATAAAATCAAACTAAACGATGTCTTGACTGTAAGATTCAAACACTTTGGCCATTTGTCTTAGTTTGCTAACCACAAATCATCTTTGGGAGATTCTTTGAAttataaaataaactaaaagagtaCATGTATCAAAAATGTcatttgaattttgtgattttgaTTTTAAATGTATCGGCTGAGATTTGGAAACGGAGAATTCTTTATAAAAATTACTCCTATATTTGAATTTTGTTATTTTAAACATACAGCTGAGATTTTGAAACGGAAGTACATTATAAAAATTACTCCTACATCGCTAGCCGCAGTTTTAAACTCTAGTGAGATTATGTCTTAAATTTTATGTGTGCGAACAGTAAGATCTTCATGTCCTACTTACCCTCATATTTGTAAGGACTGATGATTGTAGTAGGTCGACTTTCaatcaaaaataaaaattgatCTATATAATTTTTGACAATTCTCCTAGGAGTAATTTTTTTGACGGTTGTAAGAGCAGAACATGGACGAACGTTTCACATCGCCAACCTTAATCAACAAGTGCTAGTTAATTACATAACTTGTTTGTGATTAAGGTGTAGTTTCTAAATTATTTGATTGATAATTGAtggtttttttgtttttaatttgtTGTGAATTAATCATAGGGTGCCAAGGCTAAATTACCAGCTGATAAGGCAGCGACAAGGCAAGACGCAGAAGGGGTGATGAAAGCTGAGCTTAGGAATAATCCAAGCCTGACAACTTATCCTGGTGGAGTAGCTGCGTCTGTGGCTGCAGCTGCAAGACTAAATGAAAGAGATTCATAGTTAAGCTTTCCTCATGCAAGTATAATATTAAATCACTAGGTAAACTAAGTCGAATGTAGTctccctcccttttttttttttttggtgggggtaAATCCTTTTCTTGTTTTGGTCCTTTTCTATAAGTAGTAGTTAGGCTGTGTAAGTAAAAGTTATCTACTTTTTGTTAAATTACGCTAGCTGCTCGTGTATATGTATCCTGGATAAAGAATGGAAGTGTCTTTTTTCCAAGTTACAGTACTATTTCACTCAGTTTTAATCAACTTTCATATTGCTGCTTTGATCATAACAACCAGAAGGCTTTCCTTAATTTTGAAATAATTCATTCAATCAAACAATAGTATTATTAGCGTTTATCAGACATATATATGTGGTGATCGTATGTTTTGAAACCATTGCCTGATGAAGAGATCTCAAGCAGCACATTAATTACAATATATAATAAAGATTGTTTTGaatctaaataacatgaaataaattatACAAGAATAATACGAAACACGCGCAGTAACATAGTAACGTCACGAAATAATGAATAATTAGTATTGTCCAATTGTTTTCATCGTTGAGCCTTGGGTCAAATTGATTGTAGTCTCCATCTTTAAATGCATCATCTTAGTTAATGCCATACATTCGATATAAAAAAAACaacagaaaagggccaaaattacccctgaactttcataaatagtttatttatacccttcgttatattaTTGGGCCAATTGTGCCCTTACTATTATACTatgggtcaaatatacccctggaCTTTCgaaaatagtttatttataccctTCCTTATACTATTGGGTCAATTatgcccttaccgttatactatgggccaAATATACTCTTGAGTTACACAGTCTGTCACGTGTCACAATCACAATGGCCCAACCCACTTTCTCCTAGAATTACACCCAGATTAAATTAATCACCGGATTTGACCCGTCACTTTATTTCACCCAACCCGTTTTGTTTATTTCAAACCCAAACAAAGTACTCGTACCTATTTTGTTTATTGCATTACAGGTATCGTTTCTATAAAACATGGTAGTATACAAAATGAAAACTCAAATAAAAAGTTTCACCACGTTAATAGGATCGTTACAGTAACAAAAACAAATTTATCCTTTCTTCATAGAAATGAAAACAATGCAAAGAACTCAGGCAGAggagaagagaaaagaaacagAAAAATCATTCTATTCCAGGAAATCCATCATGGAATAGTCGAGCCTGTTCCTCTCGACTTAATTCATCAATGGACCACCAACCAAGTGGCCTGCTTATTGAAAATATCAACACACGCTAGCCATCACTTAATTGCAGTTTCATGAATCACCATTCATGTGACAGTTAAAACCAAAAAGTCATCGTGTTGTCCATAATTTTATGATCCTTCATTTTGGGTTTTCATTTACCATGTTTTACAGAAAcgaaacctgtaatgaaataGACAAAACGGGTACGGGTACTTTATTTGGGTTTGAAATAAAGAAAACGGGTTGGGTGAAATAAAACGATGGGTCGGATCCGGTGATTAATTTAATCTGGGTGTAATTATAGGGGGAAATGGGTTGGGTCATTTTGATTGTGACACATGGCAGACCATGTAActtaagggtatatttgacccatAGTATAATGATAAGGGCACAATTGGCCCAATAGTATAACAAagggtataaataaactatttcCGAAAGTTAAGGGGTGTATTTGGCCCATAGTATAACGATCAGGGCACAATTGgcccaatagtataacgaagggtataaataaactatttcCGAAAGTTCAGGGGTGTATTtggcccatagtataacggtCAGGGCACAATTGgcccaatagtataacgaagagtataaataaactatttctgaaagttcaggggtaattttggtccTTTTCCAAAAAAACAATATGCATAAAAGCTACTATTTCTTTCTTTAGAGTTACAAATACATTCTACATACAGTACTATATAAAGTCGAAGCAATAAACTTTAGGAAATTGTAAAGACAATGTTGCTGGACTGTTAATTACCGGACCAAAACTATCAAAGTTCCACAGCTAGCTAACAAAATTTTTGTATAAATTTAAGGATGAGTACATAAGCAAAAACTCAGCTCCACGGCGGCCGTTATTTGACAATGTGCCACTGTGGCTggtaccttttttttttggataattaTAGTTAATTTAGGGAGCGTTTTGTTTGAGACAAGAATAAAAATCTTAAAATGCGGAAGCACTTTATATTGGTTGAATTTTCTGATTTCAGATTTAGAAAGCTCAAAATGAATTTCGAGATTACGTATGTTATAATCATAGTATTATTTTTATTCCTTTTAAATGTGAAATTGTAATTCTATGATAAAATTGTTAAAATGATAAGATGCCTTCGGATTCTTCTCCCACAGTAAGTAAAAAGTTTCAAggttaaaattgaaaataaaatttatctCAACTATTTAGTAAGAAAATGTATTTTGGGTCTAACTCAACCTTAAAGCTAGCTAGCTTAAGATCATGTGAATGATTGCTCAAGATCGAGACGAATAATTCAAGCCTCAACCCATGTTCGAGTTAACACTGCTGCATGCTCCATATGTTAAGGTCCATTTCTTAGTATTGTTAATTTAGACACCATTAAGACTCAAGCGGAGGGGTGAATTGGGTCTTACCAAATTTTTGCAACTGGTTAAGATTTGTCTAACTTTTTACATGGTGGACCACGAGGAGGAACGTGGTTCTTCTTTGTGGTTCTTAAACTACTATTTGTAGAGTGAAAATTGCAGAATAATATTTTTACATGGAAAACACCTTACTTAAAATGTGCAAAAAATTACGATCCACACTTTTGTATGATATAACCCCAAAACACGAGCCAAATTCAGATTACGAACTTATGTAACCTAAGAGATCACTATCCCTAGCCCTTTCAATGCCTACAATCACTTGGATATAGCAACCCTTTCAAACTAATTCTAGCTTTAAGTTGAAAGTACAGAgtaaatatgtcacgacccgactcggggccgcgacgagcacctggtgctagcccacccgagcaccctcttagcttactcttatacttacatctaggtgagccgcataGTTATACATACaattccattcattcgtcaactagtcccaattggacaacagtacatttatatcaccataggcatctatgccactgtcacgccccgaaccatggcctgggagtaacacggcactcgggccttgcttgcatgtgtccgagcgaacctcatggcttgcttgtcaacatgggcatcaaaacaacataatctatatgatgcaatttaaatgaatcaagaaaatgtaatttgcggaataaagtcttgaaattttctcatagcatgaaatatcatgaaaacataatagtctgcaaacatgaaagcacaactgactctgtgaactaacatctgtctatgaaacctctaaaacatgtctgaatactaactatcaggacatggccctggactaccataaactgaatactaatgcaaactctatgttgaaccccgagaggagtggggctcaccaataagctgataactgaagtgatcctactgtgcagatgtatgctcctgaaaatcggtatctgcaccgtgaagtgcaggccccgggcaaaagggtcgttagtacatggtgaatagtactagtatgtaaaacctgctgaaatgaagaacatggcacagtataggtataggacatgaactgaaactgaatgtaacttggacatgagcatgaaacgtgagtaaagtctgaaaacagtaaatcaatggaaatacatgtatgtaaaactgcttgtaacgtgaggaatgctatagtataaccgacaacatggtctggtacttgcgtcctaccagcagaacactcacaaccttgccagggatatgagatttaagtaataataagcatgtaaggattcaaactgcataatgaaggtgttgcctccttgctgacaactcttatcctatggtggcaacgtagtttcaggctatatgagccttctcggttaactaagcaattcccaaaaacatgaacatgatatagttggctaagaagcccatgattttcgtgaaataacttgtaatcatgatttcatgaaataacttgtaaacatggtttcatgaaatatcttgtaatatggtttcatgagataacttgtcatagttttgcaaacatgttcttgatttatgagtaataacaatatttcataattatatatatataattgacttgaaaacatgcttgtaacttgctacataaaatcataaagtttcatataaacataatgagaatacatgaggaagaattcatgattcatggattaagctagggttcctaataaccgtaatggaagattaggaatacaataacgaatatagatacaaaattcatgtacataaatacataaatacgggctaccaatatgttgggtttaatgccctagggtttgaacttcatggatatcaagaaacggagcatggggaagaatgtagagattcccacatgtggatggaagttctacataacttaattgctccaaaacttgaattaaagacttgagctttgaagaagatttccaaaatcttgaattcttgaaccttgagatgggttttcttgaaaacactagtttaggaatgataatttcttgtttagattacaaggataggtattagaattgatttggaataattagagtaggcttaccttggtgttcttgatgatgcaagagggtaggaagtcgttctagggcttgaaggaatgaaaaataatgatttgaactgatatggacgaatatatactgttctggaaaaattcatttttcggcccagttaaatactggccgtattttgaaatactggccgtattttgaaatacggacagcactgcctctcttcagtaaaatggccataactctttgcacagatgtccgtttgacgcccataatataccgttggaaaggtatttcaaagatctacaactttcatgaaggacattttcccaaattccaaataagttttgaaatacgggccgtattttgaaatacggtccgtatttaaccatttgacatcaaattgccaaattccagaatgctcagaaatccttggtttcagtttacgatttgaaatacgggccgtattgtgaaatacggtccgtgtttaaccatatgacattcaactaccagtttacgatttgatttacggcccgtaaactgaaatacggtcactgttcatgggcgtaaaccaccatcttacaactgaagaggaaatttccaattcccacattctttatctgattttctaagtcttggatcatggtcaaagcttagtttaaaggtacgaagtgttacaatatctcccccttggaatcattcgtcctcgaatgatgggtcatggttaagaatatagctggacatggcttgaatacgtgaacatgaaagaaacatgacgtaaaacataagagcttgacatggttacatgggaacatggtcatggatcatgagaactgagtacgtgattacatggaaacatgtacatggggaacatgaaactgagtagtgcctacatgaatgagaatcatgaaacatttgtcctcgatttatggctagtggttaagaatcgctactaactctggaatctacaaaatttatggtaggacttccttcataatccggaccctcacgacatttctcaaacgcctgccaactaaataaagtaccaacacacaactcacacggtatcttaatacgcatgatgtgatATAACGTGATTACTGgatcttgaatgtagctaacatatatactgagctggcttgaacacacggatattggctgaatgattatatgattactatgcatggggtttggaagaaaatccgtaggcatgaatgacagaaaatactggaaataggcacgaacatgacatgattacctgggcatGAGACGCATGACGtaggacataaatacatgaaactggatgacatgaatacatgagtgctaaactgtcatgagatacgaatacgtgtgaaaatggatatcgtaacatgggatctgaatatCGAAAACACGATTGTTACAACACgtgggttgaatactaagcgcgtgtgtcacaccccattttaacccgggttgatttaggggcacaacatattggtgattcctatttattttgttttaaggagtcgccacctaattaatttaatcggtgaattaggacacctaaatgttaactaacgtaaagttaaaactaaacctccgttaatagtctgcttaaccagtgtgattctaggtaagagctctatattatcctaaagggaaggggttaggcatcctttagaatccgttaactacggttgtccggccaaacttaggttaattaattaaggtgaaAATTTGTATAAAAAACGGACGTTAaatgccattttaaataaaacttataaatattaataaggctttaaataagatgctatttagaaataaaacttgCAAAAGATATTTTGCATAAAGAGAATTTTAGATGCTATTTAAATAAAGCTCAAAATGTTGCTAAGACTTtatatgaaatatagtaaatgctttttaaaataagacttgtagaaaatataacgaTTTTGCCCgtaaataatagcttttgagaagagatttagcaattttgaactttatgtgaatgtagcaatgtagaaaatctaagcttataaataggattcaaaaggaagtgagttttcttattaattatgcctagttaaaaatatgcatgattgattcaaacttgaagagttgtttataaaatatacttgagtttatacttgcGTATTAGTGTCGTTTTGAAATGTTTATgataaaaatatgattccctttacttaaaatatatagtcatgccatttttgcaaatcaattattccaaatgaaataaaacacgaaaagaagagaataaaacttatggaattaattgttagtcttccttaaactaactacccattactaaaactaaacctactaattcattaggatttatctaaactaacaaaacaaaacaaacaaagagttaattgcataatacaaattaaatgcacaaaataaatagaggagtagataatttaaatgggaTCAGCCCATTTTTTAAAAGAGCGGCTGCAATCGGGGCTGCTGTTGTTgaaatgggctcaacccatttgTTAAAAGATTGCTACGGATCTGCctgctattgggccttggcccaggatttttatgctttttattttGGCTGCGGATAGGACTGATGGGGGATGACCCGAGaagattgcgttgggcttttagcccaacaccgaatgcggaagaagaacgagtccctcgggctcgtatgcgatggtcatgcataaaaaataaaaaagaaaaggattagtatgagtCTAAATAATTAATAATGCAAATTCATAACTCAAAGAAAGAACTTCAAGTACCACCACGTCAAATGCAAATGCCAGCCAGAAACACTTATAAATTGAACTAGGCATCAGCCTCACTGACAGTAAAGAATACGCCAAAAAAAATGACTACAAAGACTAGAACATCCAGCAAGTTACAGGACAGACAAAGCATATAGGAAACATATCATGGATGCAGGAGTTTACAGAACCCATGAAAGGATACAACTCTCGACAAAAATTAGACCCAAATGTGAAGCCAAATTATATCCTCCAACCCACCAACGAATCGACACAACTTTAAAACTTTCGTACAAATCCATATCAAATTGAACATAACATGTTTCACATCAAATCACCTCCGCATCTCTATGGGCATGCTTAGATCACAACATAAATAAGAAAAGGGATGATTATGTCTCAACTTAACCAGTCCATATTTTCCCAAGTAAGGCTAGCACTTTGGGTTGTGAATATCCCAAGTAAAGAAGAGTATTAAGAAGGGAATTAAATCGTTATGGCTATTACCATCtggtttcccaaaaaaaaaaaagaatcagctATATAGAAAGGAAATACTGCATTGGTTAAACTAAAAAAAGCATAGTGATTGACTCAAAGTTGAACCTTACCGATTTTGATAGACCCGAACTTTATCTTGTTGACGAAATTACAAATTCCTAGGGTCAGTTGAGGTCAACACAAGAACTAGACAGAACCAAATAAAGGAAGCATACTTATGGCTTTATAATATGGAGAAGGTAAATCCAAATTTCAAGCTAAATAGGAGCGCAAAGCATTCTGGTTCTAAAATGCTGAATCTCACTGCTCTATCAGCCCAGAAATCTAAAAGAAAATCATCTCCCATATAAAGGATGAGAGCTTTGAACAACTAAGAAACAGGATATGCATGAATACCAATGGGTAATTATCTAATCTAAAAGGTAATTTTGCTAGCACGAATGCCATTCAAGAGCAAAGGATCAACATACTTAGCACAACCTTCCTTAAAATAACAAGCTGAACTACCACTTAAACCAATAGCAATGACTAAATCAGAGATGGTGAAAGAGAAATATAGTTCGTATGGAACGGATACatgaaattccaaacttacgcaTATCTACCAACTGATCATGCATACCAATGCCAACTAATACTAGCATCAAATAGCCTAACTGAATCGCACAATAATCAGCAAACGACACTtaacaatatcatatcaaattGGACCTAAAGCACACTCATTCAGACTAATCATCGAAACAAGCATATGGCAAAGATTAACACTAACTTGGATATCTAACCCAACATACGAGCAGGTTTGATGCTTAAATCTTAAATCAATTACCAACCAGACAACACGATTAATATACTAAACGCACATGAAGTTAACTGAGTAGAATTAAACTGAGATTAACTAATTTGCATAAAATAACTCATATAAACATCAAACCATAAAAAATGAATTTCAAAGAAGAAAGGAAATTGCTGACCTTTGTCAAAAGGAGATACATTCCTTCAAGTATAATCATTTTAAAGGAATGCCAAACagttttcaaattatttttttggacttatAATGCAAAATGAAGAAACCAGGGTCATTTAGCACACACAGAGGACCAAATTTGATTTCACATGATCATTTCACACTATTTATCTTCATTAGAACAAAAAAAATGATACATAAGTTATTCGATCTTGTTAAAAGAAATGTTACTAGTAACAGTACCAACACTTAGAACTAAAATAACTTGCGAACAGACCACATTAGTCCACTTAGAAATCCATTTCATCTTTTAAAACCATTTTTAGACAAATTTAAGACTTTCATAAGTTAAACCTAAGTGATAACTTATTCAAGTGAAGCCAAGCCAATGCAATACAAGTCAGTGTAAAGCCATACAAGGCATCAATAAGACCAACTCAATACAACATACACAAGAAAAGTTGAGAGAATGAACCTAGAACGCAGAACATCAACACATAGTACTTGGAACCAAATTGTTTCAGGAGAGTGACAGATGACAGCACtcaagaaccaaaaaaaaaacttttccaaaCACAGGAAATTTGATCCACAAGgcgatacacacacacacaattggTATGTTTTATCAATAGAGAGCCTCAAATATCATTTTCAGAATTCAGCAAAGCCCAACATATATTAAAAGATATCGAAGCCGAATCCCAAATGTTGTTCAGCCTTATTTAGAGAAAAGAAACAGACATAGAAGGCATATGAACTGGGAAAATCATACATCGTATCCTAATCTAAGCATGAAATTGATTTTAACTCAGTCACGGAACGGGACATAATTTAATTTTAGCACTGTATCAATCCATTACAGCAATAGGGAAATAAACTAGAACTCGATATTTTAGTAATTActtgaaaacaaataaacaatGCATACTCCCAAAATTACTGGAACTAGAGTAAGATTTGGAGAGCTATGTTGAACTATTTTGGACCATAACCACAAAGAACACACCTCGCGACACTGAAGACTGAAGAAGAGGATAGATTCAAACTGAAAACTGGAATGTAAAACTAAAACACATACGCATTAAATCACATTATCCAATAGCCCATACTTTAATCATTCGTCAAATTGTCCAAACATGAAACCAAaaacaagttaaaaaaaaaaataggattaaGCATGAATAGACTTAACTAAACAGTCATACTAGAAGTATAATACAAATTGAGCACTAATCAGAAACATTCGACACGTCCTAAACTGAACTAAAACAGAACGAAAGTAAACTAACAATACACAACCAGATGAAATAGCAAACCATATCATATCAGCATTTTAAGCATACCCTAACGACAACTAAACTAAACAGCAGACTAATCACATAAACACATTATATGCAAGGACTGAAAAATAAATGAAAGGAATGAAGttcactgaccttcttcgggtgcagcgaagtgaggcttcgaatcttcgatctacactcgaacactgcCAAATCCGagtttgcgatgctcggattcgcagcAGCAGCAAGGTAAACGAGAATAAAATTGATTTGATATTTTTGATTTGACAATAAAACAAGGCCGAAACTGCTAATAGAACTCGTATTTTTTAGGAATTATAAGCGACTAATTAGA includes these proteins:
- the LOC132609692 gene encoding late embryogenesis abundant protein D-34-like; the protein is MKEIVKHTHIHIDKLQSIKNTRKMSQGQPQRPETEHQQEPIKYGDVFNVTGELADQPIAPQYAAIMQSAETMVFGQTQKGGPASVMQAAATKNERTGLVSHEATTQVAGDEGVTVAETKVPGRRIITESVAGQVLGQYVEPVPVTAAGVGGIDVEEAPITIGEALAATAHTAGEKPVEQSDAAAIQAAEVRATGSSVIIPGGLAATAQSAASANEGLAQDVDKIKLNDVLTGAKAKLPADKAATRQDAEGVMKAELRNNPSLTTYPGGVAASVAAAARLNERDS